From the genome of Callithrix jacchus isolate 240 chromosome 7, calJac240_pri, whole genome shotgun sequence, one region includes:
- the SUV39H2 gene encoding histone-lysine N-methyltransferase SUV39H2 isoform X1, with the protein MAAVGAEARGAWCVPCLVSLDTLQELCRKEKLTCKSIGITKRNLNNYEVEYLCDYKVVKDMEYYLVKWKGWPDSTNTWEPLQNLKCPLLLQQFSNDKHNYLSQVNKGKAITPKDNNKTLKPAIAEYIVKKAKQRIALQRWQDELNRRKNHKGMIFVENTVDLEGPPSDFYYINEYKPAPGISLVNEATFGCSCTDCFFEKCCPAEAGVLLAYNKNQQIKIPPGTPIYECNSRCQCGPDCPNRIVQKGTQYSLCIFRTSNGRGWGVKTLVKIKRMSFVMEYVGEVITSEEAERRGQLYDNKGITYLFDLDYESDEFTVDAARYGNVSHFVNHSCDPNLQVFNVFIDNLDTRLPRIALFSTRTINAGEELTFDYQMKGYGDLSSDSVDHSPAKKRVRTSFALVAQAGVQWHILGSLQPPGFK; encoded by the exons ATGGCGGCGGTCGGGGCTGAGGCGCGAGGAG CTTGGTGTGTGCCTTGCCTAGTTTCACTTGATACTCTTCAGGAAttatgtagaaaagaaaagctcaCATGTAAATCCATTGGAATCACCAAAAGGAATCTAAACAATTATGAGGTGGAATACTTGTGTGACTACAAGGTAGTAAAG gatatGGAATATTATCTTGTAAAATGGAAAGGATGGCCAGATTCTACAAATACTTGGGAACCTTTGCAAAATCTGAAGTGCCCGTTACTGCTTCAgcaattctctaatgacaagCATAATTATTTATCTCAGGTAAATAAAGGCAAAGCAATAACTCCAAAAGACAATAACAAAACTTTGAAACCTGCCATCGCTGAGTACATTGTGAAGAAGGCTAAACAAAGGATAGCTCTGCAGAGATGGCAAGATGAACTCAACAGAAGGAAGAATCATAAAGGGAtgatatttgttgaaaatacgGTTGATTTAGAGGGCCCACCTTCAGACTTCTACTACATTAACGAATACAAACCAGCTCCTGGAATCAGCTTAGTCAATGAAGCCACCTTTGGTTGTTCATGCACAGATtgcttctttgaaaaatgttgtCCTGCTGAAGCTGGAGTTCTTTTGGCTTATAATAAAAACCAGCAAATTAAAATCCCACCTGGTACTCCCATCTATGAATGCAACTCAAGGTGTCAATGTGGACCTGATTGTCCCAATAGGATTGTACAAAAAGGCACACAGTATTCACTTTGCATCTTTCGAACTAGCAATGGCCGTGGCTGGGGTGTAAAGACCCTTGTGAAGATTAAAAGGATGAGTTTTGTCATGGAATATGTTGGAGAG GTAATCACAAGTGAAGAAGCTGAAAGACGGGGACAGTTATATGACAATAAAGGAATCACGTATCTCTTTGATCTGGACTATGAATCTGATGAATTCACAGTGGATGCAGCTCGATACGGCAATGTGTCTCATTTTGTGAATCACAGC TGCGATCCAAATCTTCAGGTGTTCAATGTTTTCATTGATAACCTCGATACTCGTCTTCCCCGAATAGCATTGTTTTCTACGAGAACCATAAATGCTGGAGAAGAGCTGACTTTTGATTATCAAATGAAAG GTTATGGAGATCTGTCTTCAGATTCTGTTGACCACAGCCCAGCCAAAAAGAGGGTCAGAACT agtttcgctcttgttgcccaggctggagtgcaatggcacattcttggctcactgcaacctcccggattcaagtga
- the SUV39H2 gene encoding histone-lysine N-methyltransferase SUV39H2 isoform X2 yields the protein MAAVGAEARGAWCVPCLVSLDTLQELCRKEKLTCKSIGITKRNLNNYEVEYLCDYKVVKDMEYYLVKWKGWPDSTNTWEPLQNLKCPLLLQQFSNDKHNYLSQVNKGKAITPKDNNKTLKPAIAEYIVKKAKQRIALQRWQDELNRRKNHKGMIFVENTVDLEGPPSDFYYINEYKPAPGISLVNEATFGCSCTDCFFEKCCPAEAGVLLAYNKNQQIKIPPGTPIYECNSRCQCGPDCPNRIVQKGTQYSLCIFRTSNGRGWGVKTLVKIKRMSFVMEYVGEVITSEEAERRGQLYDNKGITYLFDLDYESDEFTVDAARYGNVSHFVNHSCDPNLQVFNVFIDNLDTRLPRIALFSTRTINAGEELTFDYQMKGYGDLSSDSVDHSPAKKRVRTVCKCGAVTCRGYLN from the exons ATGGCGGCGGTCGGGGCTGAGGCGCGAGGAG CTTGGTGTGTGCCTTGCCTAGTTTCACTTGATACTCTTCAGGAAttatgtagaaaagaaaagctcaCATGTAAATCCATTGGAATCACCAAAAGGAATCTAAACAATTATGAGGTGGAATACTTGTGTGACTACAAGGTAGTAAAG gatatGGAATATTATCTTGTAAAATGGAAAGGATGGCCAGATTCTACAAATACTTGGGAACCTTTGCAAAATCTGAAGTGCCCGTTACTGCTTCAgcaattctctaatgacaagCATAATTATTTATCTCAGGTAAATAAAGGCAAAGCAATAACTCCAAAAGACAATAACAAAACTTTGAAACCTGCCATCGCTGAGTACATTGTGAAGAAGGCTAAACAAAGGATAGCTCTGCAGAGATGGCAAGATGAACTCAACAGAAGGAAGAATCATAAAGGGAtgatatttgttgaaaatacgGTTGATTTAGAGGGCCCACCTTCAGACTTCTACTACATTAACGAATACAAACCAGCTCCTGGAATCAGCTTAGTCAATGAAGCCACCTTTGGTTGTTCATGCACAGATtgcttctttgaaaaatgttgtCCTGCTGAAGCTGGAGTTCTTTTGGCTTATAATAAAAACCAGCAAATTAAAATCCCACCTGGTACTCCCATCTATGAATGCAACTCAAGGTGTCAATGTGGACCTGATTGTCCCAATAGGATTGTACAAAAAGGCACACAGTATTCACTTTGCATCTTTCGAACTAGCAATGGCCGTGGCTGGGGTGTAAAGACCCTTGTGAAGATTAAAAGGATGAGTTTTGTCATGGAATATGTTGGAGAG GTAATCACAAGTGAAGAAGCTGAAAGACGGGGACAGTTATATGACAATAAAGGAATCACGTATCTCTTTGATCTGGACTATGAATCTGATGAATTCACAGTGGATGCAGCTCGATACGGCAATGTGTCTCATTTTGTGAATCACAGC TGCGATCCAAATCTTCAGGTGTTCAATGTTTTCATTGATAACCTCGATACTCGTCTTCCCCGAATAGCATTGTTTTCTACGAGAACCATAAATGCTGGAGAAGAGCTGACTTTTGATTATCAAATGAAAG GTTATGGAGATCTGTCTTCAGATTCTGTTGACCACAGCCCAGCCAAAAAGAGGGTCAGAACTGTATGTAAATGTGGAGCTGTGACTTGCAGAGGTTACCTCAACTGA
- the SUV39H2 gene encoding histone-lysine N-methyltransferase SUV39H2 isoform X4, with product MAAVGAEARGAWCVPCLVSLDTLQELCRKEKLTCKSIGITKRNLNNYEVEYLCDYKVVKDMEYYLVKWKGWPDSTNTWEPLQNLKCPLLLQQFSNDKHNYLSQVNKGKAITPKDNNKTLKPAIAEYIVKKAKQRIALQRWQDELNRRKNHKGMIFVENTVDLEGPPSDFYYINEYKPAPGISLVNEATFGCSCTDCFFEKCCPAEAGVLLAYNKNQQIKIPPGTPIYECNSRCQCGPDCPNRIVQKGTQYSLCIFRTSNGRGWGVKTLVKIKRMSFVMEYVGECDPNLQVFNVFIDNLDTRLPRIALFSTRTINAGEELTFDYQMKGYGDLSSDSVDHSPAKKRVRTVCKCGAVTCRGYLN from the exons ATGGCGGCGGTCGGGGCTGAGGCGCGAGGAG CTTGGTGTGTGCCTTGCCTAGTTTCACTTGATACTCTTCAGGAAttatgtagaaaagaaaagctcaCATGTAAATCCATTGGAATCACCAAAAGGAATCTAAACAATTATGAGGTGGAATACTTGTGTGACTACAAGGTAGTAAAG gatatGGAATATTATCTTGTAAAATGGAAAGGATGGCCAGATTCTACAAATACTTGGGAACCTTTGCAAAATCTGAAGTGCCCGTTACTGCTTCAgcaattctctaatgacaagCATAATTATTTATCTCAGGTAAATAAAGGCAAAGCAATAACTCCAAAAGACAATAACAAAACTTTGAAACCTGCCATCGCTGAGTACATTGTGAAGAAGGCTAAACAAAGGATAGCTCTGCAGAGATGGCAAGATGAACTCAACAGAAGGAAGAATCATAAAGGGAtgatatttgttgaaaatacgGTTGATTTAGAGGGCCCACCTTCAGACTTCTACTACATTAACGAATACAAACCAGCTCCTGGAATCAGCTTAGTCAATGAAGCCACCTTTGGTTGTTCATGCACAGATtgcttctttgaaaaatgttgtCCTGCTGAAGCTGGAGTTCTTTTGGCTTATAATAAAAACCAGCAAATTAAAATCCCACCTGGTACTCCCATCTATGAATGCAACTCAAGGTGTCAATGTGGACCTGATTGTCCCAATAGGATTGTACAAAAAGGCACACAGTATTCACTTTGCATCTTTCGAACTAGCAATGGCCGTGGCTGGGGTGTAAAGACCCTTGTGAAGATTAAAAGGATGAGTTTTGTCATGGAATATGTTGGAGAG TGCGATCCAAATCTTCAGGTGTTCAATGTTTTCATTGATAACCTCGATACTCGTCTTCCCCGAATAGCATTGTTTTCTACGAGAACCATAAATGCTGGAGAAGAGCTGACTTTTGATTATCAAATGAAAG GTTATGGAGATCTGTCTTCAGATTCTGTTGACCACAGCCCAGCCAAAAAGAGGGTCAGAACTGTATGTAAATGTGGAGCTGTGACTTGCAGAGGTTACCTCAACTGA
- the SUV39H2 gene encoding histone-lysine N-methyltransferase SUV39H2 isoform X3, with translation MAAVGAEARGAWCVPCLVSLDTLQELCRKEKLTCKSIGITKRNLNNYEVEYLCDYKVVKDMEYYLVKWKGWPDSTNTWEPLQNLKCPLLLQQFSNDKHNYLSQVNKGKAITPKDNNKTLKPAIAEYIVKKAKQRIALQRWQDELNRRKNHKGMIFVENTVDLEGPPSDFYYINEYKPAPGISLVNEATFGCSCTDCFFEKCCPAEAGVLLAYNKNQQIKIPPGTPIYECNSRCQCGPDCPNRIVQKGTQYSLCIFRTSNGRGWGVKTLVKIKRMSFVMEYVGECDPNLQVFNVFIDNLDTRLPRIALFSTRTINAGEELTFDYQMKGYGDLSSDSVDHSPAKKRVRTSFALVAQAGVQWHILGSLQPPGFK, from the exons ATGGCGGCGGTCGGGGCTGAGGCGCGAGGAG CTTGGTGTGTGCCTTGCCTAGTTTCACTTGATACTCTTCAGGAAttatgtagaaaagaaaagctcaCATGTAAATCCATTGGAATCACCAAAAGGAATCTAAACAATTATGAGGTGGAATACTTGTGTGACTACAAGGTAGTAAAG gatatGGAATATTATCTTGTAAAATGGAAAGGATGGCCAGATTCTACAAATACTTGGGAACCTTTGCAAAATCTGAAGTGCCCGTTACTGCTTCAgcaattctctaatgacaagCATAATTATTTATCTCAGGTAAATAAAGGCAAAGCAATAACTCCAAAAGACAATAACAAAACTTTGAAACCTGCCATCGCTGAGTACATTGTGAAGAAGGCTAAACAAAGGATAGCTCTGCAGAGATGGCAAGATGAACTCAACAGAAGGAAGAATCATAAAGGGAtgatatttgttgaaaatacgGTTGATTTAGAGGGCCCACCTTCAGACTTCTACTACATTAACGAATACAAACCAGCTCCTGGAATCAGCTTAGTCAATGAAGCCACCTTTGGTTGTTCATGCACAGATtgcttctttgaaaaatgttgtCCTGCTGAAGCTGGAGTTCTTTTGGCTTATAATAAAAACCAGCAAATTAAAATCCCACCTGGTACTCCCATCTATGAATGCAACTCAAGGTGTCAATGTGGACCTGATTGTCCCAATAGGATTGTACAAAAAGGCACACAGTATTCACTTTGCATCTTTCGAACTAGCAATGGCCGTGGCTGGGGTGTAAAGACCCTTGTGAAGATTAAAAGGATGAGTTTTGTCATGGAATATGTTGGAGAG TGCGATCCAAATCTTCAGGTGTTCAATGTTTTCATTGATAACCTCGATACTCGTCTTCCCCGAATAGCATTGTTTTCTACGAGAACCATAAATGCTGGAGAAGAGCTGACTTTTGATTATCAAATGAAAG GTTATGGAGATCTGTCTTCAGATTCTGTTGACCACAGCCCAGCCAAAAAGAGGGTCAGAACT agtttcgctcttgttgcccaggctggagtgcaatggcacattcttggctcactgcaacctcccggattcaagtga
- the SUV39H2 gene encoding histone-lysine N-methyltransferase SUV39H2 isoform X6: MEYYLVKWKGWPDSTNTWEPLQNLKCPLLLQQFSNDKHNYLSQVNKGKAITPKDNNKTLKPAIAEYIVKKAKQRIALQRWQDELNRRKNHKGMIFVENTVDLEGPPSDFYYINEYKPAPGISLVNEATFGCSCTDCFFEKCCPAEAGVLLAYNKNQQIKIPPGTPIYECNSRCQCGPDCPNRIVQKGTQYSLCIFRTSNGRGWGVKTLVKIKRMSFVMEYVGEVITSEEAERRGQLYDNKGITYLFDLDYESDEFTVDAARYGNVSHFVNHSCDPNLQVFNVFIDNLDTRLPRIALFSTRTINAGEELTFDYQMKGYGDLSSDSVDHSPAKKRVRTVCKCGAVTCRGYLN, from the exons atGGAATATTATCTTGTAAAATGGAAAGGATGGCCAGATTCTACAAATACTTGGGAACCTTTGCAAAATCTGAAGTGCCCGTTACTGCTTCAgcaattctctaatgacaagCATAATTATTTATCTCAGGTAAATAAAGGCAAAGCAATAACTCCAAAAGACAATAACAAAACTTTGAAACCTGCCATCGCTGAGTACATTGTGAAGAAGGCTAAACAAAGGATAGCTCTGCAGAGATGGCAAGATGAACTCAACAGAAGGAAGAATCATAAAGGGAtgatatttgttgaaaatacgGTTGATTTAGAGGGCCCACCTTCAGACTTCTACTACATTAACGAATACAAACCAGCTCCTGGAATCAGCTTAGTCAATGAAGCCACCTTTGGTTGTTCATGCACAGATtgcttctttgaaaaatgttgtCCTGCTGAAGCTGGAGTTCTTTTGGCTTATAATAAAAACCAGCAAATTAAAATCCCACCTGGTACTCCCATCTATGAATGCAACTCAAGGTGTCAATGTGGACCTGATTGTCCCAATAGGATTGTACAAAAAGGCACACAGTATTCACTTTGCATCTTTCGAACTAGCAATGGCCGTGGCTGGGGTGTAAAGACCCTTGTGAAGATTAAAAGGATGAGTTTTGTCATGGAATATGTTGGAGAG GTAATCACAAGTGAAGAAGCTGAAAGACGGGGACAGTTATATGACAATAAAGGAATCACGTATCTCTTTGATCTGGACTATGAATCTGATGAATTCACAGTGGATGCAGCTCGATACGGCAATGTGTCTCATTTTGTGAATCACAGC TGCGATCCAAATCTTCAGGTGTTCAATGTTTTCATTGATAACCTCGATACTCGTCTTCCCCGAATAGCATTGTTTTCTACGAGAACCATAAATGCTGGAGAAGAGCTGACTTTTGATTATCAAATGAAAG GTTATGGAGATCTGTCTTCAGATTCTGTTGACCACAGCCCAGCCAAAAAGAGGGTCAGAACTGTATGTAAATGTGGAGCTGTGACTTGCAGAGGTTACCTCAACTGA
- the SUV39H2 gene encoding histone-lysine N-methyltransferase SUV39H2 isoform X5, with amino-acid sequence MEYYLVKWKGWPDSTNTWEPLQNLKCPLLLQQFSNDKHNYLSQVNKGKAITPKDNNKTLKPAIAEYIVKKAKQRIALQRWQDELNRRKNHKGMIFVENTVDLEGPPSDFYYINEYKPAPGISLVNEATFGCSCTDCFFEKCCPAEAGVLLAYNKNQQIKIPPGTPIYECNSRCQCGPDCPNRIVQKGTQYSLCIFRTSNGRGWGVKTLVKIKRMSFVMEYVGEVITSEEAERRGQLYDNKGITYLFDLDYESDEFTVDAARYGNVSHFVNHSCDPNLQVFNVFIDNLDTRLPRIALFSTRTINAGEELTFDYQMKGYGDLSSDSVDHSPAKKRVRTSFALVAQAGVQWHILGSLQPPGFK; translated from the exons atGGAATATTATCTTGTAAAATGGAAAGGATGGCCAGATTCTACAAATACTTGGGAACCTTTGCAAAATCTGAAGTGCCCGTTACTGCTTCAgcaattctctaatgacaagCATAATTATTTATCTCAGGTAAATAAAGGCAAAGCAATAACTCCAAAAGACAATAACAAAACTTTGAAACCTGCCATCGCTGAGTACATTGTGAAGAAGGCTAAACAAAGGATAGCTCTGCAGAGATGGCAAGATGAACTCAACAGAAGGAAGAATCATAAAGGGAtgatatttgttgaaaatacgGTTGATTTAGAGGGCCCACCTTCAGACTTCTACTACATTAACGAATACAAACCAGCTCCTGGAATCAGCTTAGTCAATGAAGCCACCTTTGGTTGTTCATGCACAGATtgcttctttgaaaaatgttgtCCTGCTGAAGCTGGAGTTCTTTTGGCTTATAATAAAAACCAGCAAATTAAAATCCCACCTGGTACTCCCATCTATGAATGCAACTCAAGGTGTCAATGTGGACCTGATTGTCCCAATAGGATTGTACAAAAAGGCACACAGTATTCACTTTGCATCTTTCGAACTAGCAATGGCCGTGGCTGGGGTGTAAAGACCCTTGTGAAGATTAAAAGGATGAGTTTTGTCATGGAATATGTTGGAGAG GTAATCACAAGTGAAGAAGCTGAAAGACGGGGACAGTTATATGACAATAAAGGAATCACGTATCTCTTTGATCTGGACTATGAATCTGATGAATTCACAGTGGATGCAGCTCGATACGGCAATGTGTCTCATTTTGTGAATCACAGC TGCGATCCAAATCTTCAGGTGTTCAATGTTTTCATTGATAACCTCGATACTCGTCTTCCCCGAATAGCATTGTTTTCTACGAGAACCATAAATGCTGGAGAAGAGCTGACTTTTGATTATCAAATGAAAG GTTATGGAGATCTGTCTTCAGATTCTGTTGACCACAGCCCAGCCAAAAAGAGGGTCAGAACT agtttcgctcttgttgcccaggctggagtgcaatggcacattcttggctcactgcaacctcccggattcaagtga